One Rhodanobacteraceae bacterium DNA segment encodes these proteins:
- a CDS encoding histone deacetylase family protein yields MTLAYISHPDCLRHDMGPHHPECPARLRAIEDRLAAAGVMDWLRHIEAPEVSPLVLRHAHDALYLAELNATSPGEGYAHVDPDTFMNAYTLRAARRAAGAVVRAVDGIMAGEFDRAFCAVRPPGHHAIRNEAMGFCFYNNAAIGVLHALEEHGLARVALVDFDVHHGNGSEDILANDERVLMVSTFQHPLYPASGTEPLGFNMVNVPLPPYSDGSAMRGAVSRDWLPALERFQPQLIVISAGFDAHRDDDMSQLRWVESDYAWVTEQIVEVAERHARGRIVSTLEGGYDLPSLARSVLAHVRVLGGFE; encoded by the coding sequence TGGGGCCGCATCATCCGGAATGCCCGGCTCGATTGCGCGCCATCGAAGATCGTCTGGCGGCTGCCGGCGTCATGGATTGGCTGCGGCACATCGAGGCGCCGGAGGTCAGTCCGCTGGTGCTGCGGCATGCGCACGATGCGCTGTATCTGGCCGAACTGAACGCGACCTCGCCCGGCGAGGGCTACGCCCATGTCGACCCCGACACCTTCATGAATGCCTACACGTTGCGCGCTGCGCGCCGCGCTGCCGGCGCGGTGGTGCGCGCTGTCGACGGCATCATGGCCGGTGAGTTCGACCGCGCCTTCTGCGCGGTGCGCCCGCCCGGCCACCATGCGATCCGAAACGAGGCCATGGGTTTCTGCTTCTACAACAATGCCGCCATCGGCGTGCTGCATGCGCTGGAGGAACATGGTCTGGCGCGGGTGGCCCTGGTCGATTTCGACGTTCATCACGGCAATGGCAGCGAAGACATCCTGGCCAATGACGAACGCGTGCTGATGGTGTCCACCTTCCAGCACCCGCTGTATCCGGCCAGCGGCACCGAGCCGCTGGGCTTCAACATGGTCAATGTGCCCCTGCCACCCTACAGCGATGGCAGCGCCATGCGCGGGGCCGTGAGTCGCGACTGGCTGCCGGCGCTGGAGCGTTTTCAGCCGCAGCTGATCGTGATTTCGGCGGGCTTCGATGCCCACCGTGATGACGACATGTCGCAGCTGCGCTGGGTGGAATCCGACTATGCCTGGGTCACCGAGCAGATCGTCGAGGTGGCTGAGCGCCACGCTCGCGGCCGCATCGTGTCCACGCTGGAGGGCGGCTACGATCTGCCCTCGCTGGCCCGCAGCGTGCTGGCGCATGTGCGCGTGCTCGGTGGCTTTGAATGA